In Carassius auratus strain Wakin chromosome 39, ASM336829v1, whole genome shotgun sequence, a genomic segment contains:
- the LOC113057947 gene encoding forkhead box protein O4-like, which translates to MEEENLPPIDPDFEPQSRPRSCTWPLPRPDISAVKAGGGDGSESAAGTPPTEEDKHELQPIISEPEKVAVSEGGAVAGVGGATPRKGSSRRNAWGNQSYADLISQAIENSPEKRLTLAQIYDWMVKTVPYFKDKGDSNSSAGWKNSIRHNLSLHNKFLRVHNESTGKSSWWMLNPEGGKTGKAPRRRAASMDNSSKLLKSRLRAKQTKKQAGAAGIGGSGGALQGEGASGPGSADSPGPPGQFGKWGVNSNSPSSRGSLDDPDMWTSFRPRTSSNASTLSGRLSPIATGQEEEDDLPEDGLLGGYSTGNLPPTLMEELDLIDGLTLMTGSQGGASPSTAPPAPPQPLPSASTLLPRGSSFPSFRQLQQSQATQGSTPPGPQSSVQPSARSSTSPSSFGNSLFSPLPGPGHSGFSTHVPSSLEVLLTSDSPPPSDVMMTQMDPLMPSQEGGGLLGLGGSMSSNQAKAGQMLLRKGIDTSTVGQMSLRPQPQLQHSQMGFGMMHPAMSQEPPQLSTVKTQHQVPGAGLLQHGTVLSPGGNGGLQGLGQFATPPFFMPSQDRLPTDLDIDMFTENLDCDVEYIINNDFMDGDLDDFNFDPIIQGGQGYTGPATTQSSSHNWVPS; encoded by the exons ATGGAGGAAGAAAACCTACCCCCGATTGACCCAGATTTTGAGCCGCAGAGCAGACCGAGGTCATGTACATGGCCGCTGCCTAGACCAGATATCTCAGCTGTCAAAGCTGGGGGGGGCGACGGCTCAGAGTCTGCTGCAGGAACTCCACCCACCGAGGAAGATAAACACGAGCTTCAGCCAATCATATCCGAGCCTGAGAAAGTCGCGGTCTCGGAGGGCGGGGCTGTCGCCGGAGTGGGCGGGGCCACGCCTCGAAAAGGCTCTTCCAGGCGTAATGCCTGGGGTAATCAGTCCTACGCGGATCTGATCAGCCAGGCGATTGAAAACTCGCCAGAAAAACGACTTACTTTGGCGCAGATCTACGATTGGATGGTCAAAACGGTGCCGTATTTTAAGGACAAAGGAGACAGTAATAGTTCTGCTGGGTGGAAG aactCCATTCGTCACAATTTATCACTCCACAACAAGTTCCTGCGAGTACACAATGAGTCGACTGGAAAGAGCTCTTGGTGGATGCTCAACCCTGAGGGGGGCAAGACTGGCAAAGCCCCTCGCCGCCGTGCCGCCTCCATGGACAACAGCAGCAAATTGCTTAAAAGTCGTTTGCGAGCAAAGCAAACTAAAAAGCAGGCAGGAGCGGCAGGGATCGGAGGTTCTGGAGGTGCCCTGCAGGGTGAGGGTGCTTCTGGTCCTGGCAGTGCAGACAGTCCCGGGCCTCCAGGTCAGTTCGGAAAGTGGGGAGTGAACAGCAACAGCCCTTCCTCTCGCGGCAGCCTGGACGACCCGGATATGTGGACGAGTTTTAGGCCACGTACAAGCTCCAATGCCAGCACGCTGAGCGGGAGGCTTTCTCCCATTGCCACGGggcaggaggaagaggatgacCTACCTGAGGACGGCCTTCTTGGTGGCTATTCCACAGGAAATCTTCCCCCAACACTAATGGAAGAACTGGATTTGATTGATGGGCTAACTTTAATGACTGGTTCGCAAGGTGGTGCGAGCCCAAGCACAGCTCCTCCTGCCCCACCTCAGCCTCTGCCCTCGGCGTCCACCCTGCTGCCTCGAGGGTCCAGCTTTCCTTCATTTCGGCAGCTGCAGCAATCGCAGGCTACGCAGGGATCCACTCCACCGGGCCCGCAGAGCTCGGTTCAACCCAGTGCCAGATCCAGCACAAGCCCATCGAGCTTTGGAAACTCACTTTTCAGCCCCCTGCCCGGTCCTGGTCACAGTGGTTTCAGCACTCACGTGCCCTCCAGCCTCGAAGTGCTCCTGACCTCCGATTCGCCCCCACCTAGCGATGTTATGATGACTCAGATGGATCCTCTCATGCCAAGCCAAGAAGGTGGTGGGCTTTTGGGGCTCGGGGGATCTATGTCCAGCAACCAAGCTAAGGCAGGTCAGATGTTGCTGAGAAAAGGCATTGACACAAGTACTGTGGGGCAGATGAGCCTCCGGCCTCAACCCCAACTCCAGCACTCACAGATGGGCTTTGGAATGATGCACCCAGCCATGAGCCAGGAACCGCCTCAGCTCTCAACTGTAAAGACCCAGCATCAGGTGCCAGGCGCTGGGCTTCTGCAGCACGGAACTGTCCTATCACCTGGAGGGAATGGAGGCCTGCAAGGTCTAGGCCAGTTTGCAACACCACCCTTCTTCATGCCCTCCCAGGACCGTCTGCCTACAGACTTGGATATCGACATGTTCACTGAAAACCTGGACTGTGATGTGGAATACATtatcaacaatgattttatggaTGGAGATCTGGATGACTTCAACTTTGACCCCATCATACAGGGTGGACAGGGCTATACTGGGCCAGCAACCACACAGAGCTCCTCCCACAACTGGGTGCCCAGTTAA
- the LOC113057946 gene encoding uncharacterized protein LOC113057946 isoform X3: MESFLRRKLAQAGASVLGGSSLQQPVSSYHSIKLPDLCSSFYSIADEPFPQVSGFLDDTVGPSFLSNEPGNLLNSPACTPLENQTKNKDEGVLAPRTEASNDSGLNCSLGVHCQLANVSTSTRSSLNEKDITSATAGKSNGDCNDATVSTSSLEKSEFMSVELKNSTFDVTQDSKERSDAGINATVDLHNIREKNSTFESQEPKEGSNPSLNSTVDIDVPHIKTESGNTTVDLVQSHDPKEGPETGVNATVDIPNLDSAHSRTNSSVDNNEPLNTTKLEVTIDIQSGEKLDGSFNSTEVDKIKDTVETDLKVNVTVDIVEQTASAPLQPSGEVELSSSAIIKPAEMTKHNLTGDLTPPEVPVLKDNTVEMKPSSTELADHVNDALNKSVGITEQASKSRETEVGISTSAFVCSVDAPDDAHELKVEEPHKKTPRPGLSDAESIPSSDMGNISRNSIFCLDDTLDMKTSFLVTSTPIVFGKESRFEILRDVKPTPMRKRLSVINSIEAQSNDELVCASNHDGADAVQVTESSSQSQKVSATCTSSEQANEKEPPTKPPIKRRLAQLSSKLSYPKSSLFPRQQLSVNSLVAIKPKTIQGPPAPHQPDTPSNTLLGNRKTIQMNKGKNIAPVKNAASASTVKTSMVSSATGYNITAALIWLQV; encoded by the exons ATGGAGAGCTTTCTAAGGCGGAAGCTTGCCCAGGCCGGTGCCAGCGTATTGGGTGGATCATCACTTCAACAACCTGTGTCCTCTTACCATTCTATCAAATTGCCAGATCTGTGTTCTAGTTTCTATTCAATTGCAGATGAACCTTTTCCCCAAGTGTCTGGATTTCTGGATGACACCGTCGGCCCGTCGTTTCTTTCAAATGAACCAGGAAACTTGTTGAATTCCCCTGCTTGCACGCCATtagaaaatcaaacaaaaaataagGATGAAGGCGTTTTGGCACCGAGAACAGAGGCTAGCAATGACTCAGGTCTTAACTGCTCTCTTGGAGTGCACTGTCAGTTGGCAAATGTAAGCACATCTACTAGATCATCACTGAATGAGAAAGACATTACCAGTGCAACAGCGGGCAAATCAAATGGGGACTGCAATGATGCCACAGTATCCACTTCATCTTTAGAGAAATCTGAATTCATGAGTGTTGAGTTGAAGAACAGCACTTTCGATGTGACCCAAGACTCCAAAGAACGTTCTGACGCTGGTATTAATGCGACTGTTGATCTGCACAATATAAGAGAGAAGAACAGCACTTTTGAGTCTCAAGAGCCAAAGGAGGGGTCCAACCCTAGTCTTAATTCAACAGTGGATATTGATGTTCCTCATATAAAGACTGAGTCAGGAAACACCACTGTTGACCTGGTACAGTCACATGACCCTAAGGAGGGACCTGAAACTGGGGTTAATGCAACTGTGGACATTCCTAACCTAGACAGCGCACACTCTAGAACCAATTCATCTGTTGATAACAATGAACCATTAAACACTACTAAGCTTGAAGTAACTATAGATATTCAGTCGGGAGAAAAACTAGATGGTAGTTTTAACTCTACTGAGGTTGATAAAATAAAAGACACAGTGGAAACTGATTTAAAAGTCAATGTAACTGTTGATATTGTGGAGCAAACAGCCAGTGCTCCTCTTCAGCCCTCTGGTGAGGTTGAACTATCAAGCTCAGCTATTATAAAACCAGCGGAGATGACTAAGCATAATTTAACCGGTGATCTTACTCCCCCAGAAGTTCCAGTTTTGAAAGACAATACGGTTGAAATGAAACCCTCAAGCACAGAATTAGCTGACCATGTtaatgatgcattaaataaatCTGTAGGTATCACTGAACAAGCCTCTAAGAGCAGAGAAACAGAAGTTGGGATAAGCACCTCAGCTTTTGTTTGCTCTGTAGATGCTCCTGATGATGCTCATGAGCTTAAAGTAGAGGAgcctcacaaaaaaacaccaagaCCTGGGTTGTCAGATGCTGAGTCCATTCCCTCTTCTGATATGGGAAACATCAGCAGAAACAGTATTTTTTGTTTGGATGATACACTGGATATGAAGACGAGCTTCCTGGTCACATCCACACCAATTGTTTTTGGCAAAGAATCCAGATTTGAGATTCTGAGAGACGTGAAGCCCACACCTATGAGAAAGAGGCTGTCTGTGATCAACAGCATCGAGGCCCAGTCGAATGACGAGCTTGTTTGTGCAAGTAATCATGATGGAGCTGATGCTGTGCAGGTGACTGAGAGCTCGAGTCAAAGTCAGAAAGTCTCGGCGACCTGCACTTCATCCGAACAAGCAAATGAGAAGGAACCTCCAACAAAGCCTCCTATCAAAAGACGGCTTGCCCAGCTCTCCTCTAAGCTGAGTTATCCCAAATCCAGTCTTTTTCCAAGGCAGCAGTTGTCAGTGAACTCCTTGGTAGCAATCAAACCGAAGACAATCCAAGGGCCGCCGGCCCCGCATCAGCCTGACACACCATCTAACACCCTGCTTGGCAACAGGAAGACCATACAGATGAACAAGGGGAAGAACATCGCTCCTGTCAAGAATGCAGCATCAGCTAGCACTGTTAAG ACCTCTATGGTTTCTTCTGCCACTGGATATAACATCACTGCTG CATTAATATGGTTGCAGGTGTGA
- the LOC113057946 gene encoding uncharacterized protein LOC113057946 isoform X1, translated as MESFLRRKLAQAGASVLGGSSLQQPVSSYHSIKLPDLCSSFYSIADEPFPQVSGFLDDTVGPSFLSNEPGNLLNSPACTPLENQTKNKDEGVLAPRTEASNDSGLNCSLGVHCQLANVSTSTRSSLNEKDITSATAGKSNGDCNDATVSTSSLEKSEFMSVELKNSTFDVTQDSKERSDAGINATVDLHNIREKNSTFESQEPKEGSNPSLNSTVDIDVPHIKTESGNTTVDLVQSHDPKEGPETGVNATVDIPNLDSAHSRTNSSVDNNEPLNTTKLEVTIDIQSGEKLDGSFNSTEVDKIKDTVETDLKVNVTVDIVEQTASAPLQPSGEVELSSSAIIKPAEMTKHNLTGDLTPPEVPVLKDNTVEMKPSSTELADHVNDALNKSVGITEQASKSRETEVGISTSAFVCSVDAPDDAHELKVEEPHKKTPRPGLSDAESIPSSDMGNISRNSIFCLDDTLDMKTSFLVTSTPIVFGKESRFEILRDVKPTPMRKRLSVINSIEAQSNDELVCASNHDGADAVQVTESSSQSQKVSATCTSSEQANEKEPPTKPPIKRRLAQLSSKLSYPKSSLFPRQQLSVNSLVAIKPKTIQGPPAPHQPDTPSNTLLGNRKTIQMNKGKNIAPVKNAASASTVKTSMVSSATGYNITAGVKPSSCAIQQMKPSGLQPPTRKRQALKTPQTTRSSVETIHTQPSSKPSGLPGMRTRNSLLPSVDQKHLNNDGLPSAKRKRIAPALSTAESDAVHPAERSHEPDCVNCLQHQEKLERVIQELMGLRSECKNWGPLHEKLEACIKELKRI; from the exons ATGGAGAGCTTTCTAAGGCGGAAGCTTGCCCAGGCCGGTGCCAGCGTATTGGGTGGATCATCACTTCAACAACCTGTGTCCTCTTACCATTCTATCAAATTGCCAGATCTGTGTTCTAGTTTCTATTCAATTGCAGATGAACCTTTTCCCCAAGTGTCTGGATTTCTGGATGACACCGTCGGCCCGTCGTTTCTTTCAAATGAACCAGGAAACTTGTTGAATTCCCCTGCTTGCACGCCATtagaaaatcaaacaaaaaataagGATGAAGGCGTTTTGGCACCGAGAACAGAGGCTAGCAATGACTCAGGTCTTAACTGCTCTCTTGGAGTGCACTGTCAGTTGGCAAATGTAAGCACATCTACTAGATCATCACTGAATGAGAAAGACATTACCAGTGCAACAGCGGGCAAATCAAATGGGGACTGCAATGATGCCACAGTATCCACTTCATCTTTAGAGAAATCTGAATTCATGAGTGTTGAGTTGAAGAACAGCACTTTCGATGTGACCCAAGACTCCAAAGAACGTTCTGACGCTGGTATTAATGCGACTGTTGATCTGCACAATATAAGAGAGAAGAACAGCACTTTTGAGTCTCAAGAGCCAAAGGAGGGGTCCAACCCTAGTCTTAATTCAACAGTGGATATTGATGTTCCTCATATAAAGACTGAGTCAGGAAACACCACTGTTGACCTGGTACAGTCACATGACCCTAAGGAGGGACCTGAAACTGGGGTTAATGCAACTGTGGACATTCCTAACCTAGACAGCGCACACTCTAGAACCAATTCATCTGTTGATAACAATGAACCATTAAACACTACTAAGCTTGAAGTAACTATAGATATTCAGTCGGGAGAAAAACTAGATGGTAGTTTTAACTCTACTGAGGTTGATAAAATAAAAGACACAGTGGAAACTGATTTAAAAGTCAATGTAACTGTTGATATTGTGGAGCAAACAGCCAGTGCTCCTCTTCAGCCCTCTGGTGAGGTTGAACTATCAAGCTCAGCTATTATAAAACCAGCGGAGATGACTAAGCATAATTTAACCGGTGATCTTACTCCCCCAGAAGTTCCAGTTTTGAAAGACAATACGGTTGAAATGAAACCCTCAAGCACAGAATTAGCTGACCATGTtaatgatgcattaaataaatCTGTAGGTATCACTGAACAAGCCTCTAAGAGCAGAGAAACAGAAGTTGGGATAAGCACCTCAGCTTTTGTTTGCTCTGTAGATGCTCCTGATGATGCTCATGAGCTTAAAGTAGAGGAgcctcacaaaaaaacaccaagaCCTGGGTTGTCAGATGCTGAGTCCATTCCCTCTTCTGATATGGGAAACATCAGCAGAAACAGTATTTTTTGTTTGGATGATACACTGGATATGAAGACGAGCTTCCTGGTCACATCCACACCAATTGTTTTTGGCAAAGAATCCAGATTTGAGATTCTGAGAGACGTGAAGCCCACACCTATGAGAAAGAGGCTGTCTGTGATCAACAGCATCGAGGCCCAGTCGAATGACGAGCTTGTTTGTGCAAGTAATCATGATGGAGCTGATGCTGTGCAGGTGACTGAGAGCTCGAGTCAAAGTCAGAAAGTCTCGGCGACCTGCACTTCATCCGAACAAGCAAATGAGAAGGAACCTCCAACAAAGCCTCCTATCAAAAGACGGCTTGCCCAGCTCTCCTCTAAGCTGAGTTATCCCAAATCCAGTCTTTTTCCAAGGCAGCAGTTGTCAGTGAACTCCTTGGTAGCAATCAAACCGAAGACAATCCAAGGGCCGCCGGCCCCGCATCAGCCTGACACACCATCTAACACCCTGCTTGGCAACAGGAAGACCATACAGATGAACAAGGGGAAGAACATCGCTCCTGTCAAGAATGCAGCATCAGCTAGCACTGTTAAG ACCTCTATGGTTTCTTCTGCCACTGGATATAACATCACTGCTG GTGTGAAACCTTCAAGCTGTGCTATACAGCAAATGAAGCCATCAGGACTACAGCCTCCAACCCGTAAAAGACAGGCTCTCAAGACACCTCAGACTACACGATCCTCTGTAGAAACCATTCACACTCAGCCTAGTAGTAAACCGTCAGGATTACCAG GTATGAGGACGAGGAATTCACTGCTTCCCAGTGTGGACCAAAAGCATTTGAACAATGATGGTTTGCCTTCGGCAAAGAGAAAAAGAATTG CACCCGCTCTGTCTACAGCAGAGAGTGATGCTGTGCATCCAGCTGAAAGATCACATGAACCAG ATTGTGTTAATTGCTTGCAACACCAAGAAAAACTTGAGAGGGTCATTCAAGAACTGATGGGTTTGCGTTCAG AGTGTAAAAACTGGGGACCATTGCACGAAAAACTTGAGGCGTGCATAAAGGAATTGAAGAGAATTTAA
- the LOC113057945 gene encoding cationic amino acid transporter 3-like, with protein MTENKLASFGKMLLRRRMLDTSLDETRFARCLTTLDLIALGVGATLGAGVYVLAGEVAREKAGPAIVLSFLIAAFSSVLAGLCYAEFGARVPKTGSAYLYSYVTVGEIWAFITGWNLILSYVIGTASVARAWSSTFDNLVNKTISDFFTDSMSFPYTGKVLAKYPDVFALILVMLLTGLLAFGVSESALVSKIFTGINLVVLTFVIISGFVKGNTANWSLTVEDYINSTNNYNAESIEKEFGSGGFAPFGFSGILTGAATCFYAFVGFDCIATTSEEAKNPKRSIPISIVASLLICFFAYFGVSAALTLMMPYYKLDVHSPLPEAFKYVHWDPARYIVAVGSLCALSTSLLGSMFPMPRVIYAMAEDGLLFRSLSRMHKKTKTPVLATIVSGIVAALMAFLFDLAALVDLMSIGTLLAYTLVAVCVLILRYQPGSIGSSGVKPMELQRLEAKGCMADVDSGDEYSQELETTPLKERFSIRMLVQPISDVPTKISGIIVYSATGTISVLFTLLCVMLAVFGEQVGMGSPLYITLVVLLSVLSSVCIFIIWRQPQSKEVLTFKVPLLPILPLVSIFVNIYLMMQLDGPTWVRFAVWMVIGFIIYFAYGIRHSSEGKNNSPEKFEPILQGKKPIYLTEDESEGTTP; from the exons ATGACTGAGAATAAACTGGCCTCTTTTGGGAAGATGCTGCTGAGGCGACGCATGCTGGACACGTCTCTGGATGAAACCCGCTTCGCTCGCTGTCTCACCACTCTTGACCTCATAGCCCTCGGGGTAGGGGCGACACTGGGGGCCGGTGTCTACGTTCTGGCTGGGGAAGTGGCCCGAGAGAAGGCTGGACCTGCCATCGTGCTGTCTTTCTTAATTGCTGCCTTTTCCTCTGTTCTCGCTGGTTTGTGCTACGCTGAATTTGGTGCACGTGTACCCAAGACGGGATCTGCTTACCTGTACAGCTACGTGACAGTGGGTGAAATATGGGCCTTCATCACGGGATGGAACCTCATTCTGTCATATGTGATTG GCACAGCTAGTGTGGCACGGGCTTGGAGCTCAACGTTTGACAATCTAGTGAACAAAACCATCTCTGACTTTTTCACTGATTCCATGTCATTTCCATACACCGGGAAAGTGTTAGCCAAATATCCAGATGTGTTTGCCCTCATCCTGGTCATGTTGCTCACTG GATTATTGGCATTTGGAGTGAGTGAGTCTGCTCTTGTCAGCAAGATCTTCACAGGAATCAACCTGGTGGTTCTGACGTTTGTCATTATATCGGGCTTTGTGAAAGGCAACACTGCCAACTGGAGCCTCACTGTGGAGGACTACATTAACAGCACAAACAACTATAATGCAGA GAGCATTGAAAAAGAATTCGGCTCGGGTGGCTTTGCACCATTCGGCTTCAGTGGAATCCTTACAGGTGCTGCTACATGCTTCTATGCATTTGTGGGTTTTGACTGCATCGCAACCACAA GTGAGGAGGCCAAAAACCCCAAGCGTTCCATCCCGATCAGCATAGTGGCCTCTCTGCTCATCTGCTTTTTTGCCTACTTCGGAGTATCAGCAGCGCTCACACTCATGATGCCCTATTACAAGCTGGATGTTCATAGTCCACTTCCGGAGGCCTTCAAATATGTGCACTGGGACCCTGCTCGCTATATTGTGGCGGTGGGGTCTCTGTGTGCCCTTTCCACCAG CTTGTTGGGCTCCATGTTCCCAATGCCTCGTGTGATTTATGCCATGGCTGAGGATGGTCTGCTCTTTCGCTCCCTCTCCCGCATGCACAAGAAAACCAAGACACCTGTGCTGGCCACCATTGTGTCTGGCATCGTGGCAG CTCTGATGGCCTTCCTGTTTGATCTCGCTGCATTAGTGGACTTGATGTCGATTGGGACTCTGCTGGCGTACACTCTTGTTGCCGTCTGCGTACTCATTCTCCG GTACCAGCCAGGCAGTATTGGCTCCAGTGGTGTGAAGCCAATGGAACTACAGAGGCTGGAGGCTAAAGGATGTATGGCAGATGTGGATAGCGGGGATGAGTACAGCCAGGAGCTGGAGACAACACCTCTTAAGGAGAGGTTTTCCATCAGGATGCTGGTGCAACCCATCAGTGATGTACCCACCAAGATTTCAGGCATCATTGTTTATTCTGCAACTGGCACCATAT cTGTGCTGTTCACTCTGCTGTGTGTGATGCTGGCAGTGTTTGGGGAGCAGGTGGGGATGGGCAGCCCTCTTTATATCACTTTGGTTGTTCTCCTGTCTGTTCTGTCTTCTGTCTGCATCTTCATAATCTGGCGACAGCCCCAGAGTAAAGAGGTTCTTACTTTCAAG GTGCCTTTGCTTCCCATTCTGCCGTTGGTCAGTATCTTTGTAAATATTTACCTCATGATGCAATTGGATGGACCTACATGGGTTCGTTTCGCAGTATGGATGGTCATTG
- the LOC113057946 gene encoding uncharacterized protein LOC113057946 isoform X2, with translation MESFLRRKLAQAGASVLGGSSLQQPVSSYHSIKLPDLCSSFYSIADEPFPQVSGFLDDTVGPSFLSNEPGNLLNSPACTPLENQTKNKDEGVLAPRTEASNDSGLNCSLGVHCQLANVSTSTRSSLNEKDITSATAGKSNGDCNDATVSTSSLEKSEFMSVELKNSTFDVTQDSKERSDAGINATVDLHNIREKNSTFESQEPKEGSNPSLNSTVDIDVPHIKTESGNTTVDLVQSHDPKEGPETGVNATVDIPNLDSAHSRTNSSVDNNEPLNTTKLEVTIDIQSGEKLDGSFNSTEVDKIKDTVETDLKVNVTVDIVEQTASAPLQPSGEVELSSSAIIKPAEMTKHNLTGDLTPPEVPVLKDNTVEMKPSSTELADHVNDALNKSVGITEQASKSRETEVGISTSAFVCSVDAPDDAHELKVEEPHKKTPRPGLSDAESIPSSDMGNISRNSIFCLDDTLDMKTSFLVTSTPIVFGKESRFEILRDVKPTPMRKRLSVINSIEAQSNDELVCASNHDGADAVQVTESSSQSQKVSATCTSSEQANEKEPPTKPPIKRRLAQLSSKLSYPKSSLFPRQQLSVNSLVAIKPKTIQGPPAPHQPDTPSNTLLGNRKTIQMNKGKNIAPVKNAASASTVKTSMVSSATGYNITAGVKPSSCAIQQMKPSGLQPPTRKRQALKTPQTTRSSVETIHTQPSSKPSGLPAPALSTAESDAVHPAERSHEPDCVNCLQHQEKLERVIQELMGLRSECKNWGPLHEKLEACIKELKRI, from the exons ATGGAGAGCTTTCTAAGGCGGAAGCTTGCCCAGGCCGGTGCCAGCGTATTGGGTGGATCATCACTTCAACAACCTGTGTCCTCTTACCATTCTATCAAATTGCCAGATCTGTGTTCTAGTTTCTATTCAATTGCAGATGAACCTTTTCCCCAAGTGTCTGGATTTCTGGATGACACCGTCGGCCCGTCGTTTCTTTCAAATGAACCAGGAAACTTGTTGAATTCCCCTGCTTGCACGCCATtagaaaatcaaacaaaaaataagGATGAAGGCGTTTTGGCACCGAGAACAGAGGCTAGCAATGACTCAGGTCTTAACTGCTCTCTTGGAGTGCACTGTCAGTTGGCAAATGTAAGCACATCTACTAGATCATCACTGAATGAGAAAGACATTACCAGTGCAACAGCGGGCAAATCAAATGGGGACTGCAATGATGCCACAGTATCCACTTCATCTTTAGAGAAATCTGAATTCATGAGTGTTGAGTTGAAGAACAGCACTTTCGATGTGACCCAAGACTCCAAAGAACGTTCTGACGCTGGTATTAATGCGACTGTTGATCTGCACAATATAAGAGAGAAGAACAGCACTTTTGAGTCTCAAGAGCCAAAGGAGGGGTCCAACCCTAGTCTTAATTCAACAGTGGATATTGATGTTCCTCATATAAAGACTGAGTCAGGAAACACCACTGTTGACCTGGTACAGTCACATGACCCTAAGGAGGGACCTGAAACTGGGGTTAATGCAACTGTGGACATTCCTAACCTAGACAGCGCACACTCTAGAACCAATTCATCTGTTGATAACAATGAACCATTAAACACTACTAAGCTTGAAGTAACTATAGATATTCAGTCGGGAGAAAAACTAGATGGTAGTTTTAACTCTACTGAGGTTGATAAAATAAAAGACACAGTGGAAACTGATTTAAAAGTCAATGTAACTGTTGATATTGTGGAGCAAACAGCCAGTGCTCCTCTTCAGCCCTCTGGTGAGGTTGAACTATCAAGCTCAGCTATTATAAAACCAGCGGAGATGACTAAGCATAATTTAACCGGTGATCTTACTCCCCCAGAAGTTCCAGTTTTGAAAGACAATACGGTTGAAATGAAACCCTCAAGCACAGAATTAGCTGACCATGTtaatgatgcattaaataaatCTGTAGGTATCACTGAACAAGCCTCTAAGAGCAGAGAAACAGAAGTTGGGATAAGCACCTCAGCTTTTGTTTGCTCTGTAGATGCTCCTGATGATGCTCATGAGCTTAAAGTAGAGGAgcctcacaaaaaaacaccaagaCCTGGGTTGTCAGATGCTGAGTCCATTCCCTCTTCTGATATGGGAAACATCAGCAGAAACAGTATTTTTTGTTTGGATGATACACTGGATATGAAGACGAGCTTCCTGGTCACATCCACACCAATTGTTTTTGGCAAAGAATCCAGATTTGAGATTCTGAGAGACGTGAAGCCCACACCTATGAGAAAGAGGCTGTCTGTGATCAACAGCATCGAGGCCCAGTCGAATGACGAGCTTGTTTGTGCAAGTAATCATGATGGAGCTGATGCTGTGCAGGTGACTGAGAGCTCGAGTCAAAGTCAGAAAGTCTCGGCGACCTGCACTTCATCCGAACAAGCAAATGAGAAGGAACCTCCAACAAAGCCTCCTATCAAAAGACGGCTTGCCCAGCTCTCCTCTAAGCTGAGTTATCCCAAATCCAGTCTTTTTCCAAGGCAGCAGTTGTCAGTGAACTCCTTGGTAGCAATCAAACCGAAGACAATCCAAGGGCCGCCGGCCCCGCATCAGCCTGACACACCATCTAACACCCTGCTTGGCAACAGGAAGACCATACAGATGAACAAGGGGAAGAACATCGCTCCTGTCAAGAATGCAGCATCAGCTAGCACTGTTAAG ACCTCTATGGTTTCTTCTGCCACTGGATATAACATCACTGCTG GTGTGAAACCTTCAAGCTGTGCTATACAGCAAATGAAGCCATCAGGACTACAGCCTCCAACCCGTAAAAGACAGGCTCTCAAGACACCTCAGACTACACGATCCTCTGTAGAAACCATTCACACTCAGCCTAGTAGTAAACCGTCAGGATTACCAG CACCCGCTCTGTCTACAGCAGAGAGTGATGCTGTGCATCCAGCTGAAAGATCACATGAACCAG ATTGTGTTAATTGCTTGCAACACCAAGAAAAACTTGAGAGGGTCATTCAAGAACTGATGGGTTTGCGTTCAG AGTGTAAAAACTGGGGACCATTGCACGAAAAACTTGAGGCGTGCATAAAGGAATTGAAGAGAATTTAA